Proteins from a single region of Polyangiaceae bacterium:
- a CDS encoding CPBP family glutamic-type intramembrane protease, which yields MAKPEKKEEGKLPASGPLTDLALTLPIFLAYHLGVVFLPVRNAADMVTSELIALSDNNILAYGGLTVAIGAIFVAVLLVIGRGQALRWERFAFIALEGVAYAVAMRFAAAYVVGRMFLAAGKGMDAWTGLVMSLGAGFYEEIAFRVVLFGLGLRVVLLLMPPLIPMKRLVVTAVWAVVSAGVFSGWHYVGAFGDPFEAKSFVFRAVCGLIFTLIYHFRGFAPAVWTHTLYDIWVLVL from the coding sequence ATGGCGAAGCCCGAGAAGAAAGAGGAAGGCAAACTACCCGCCAGCGGTCCGCTGACGGATCTGGCCCTCACGCTTCCCATCTTCTTGGCTTATCACCTGGGCGTGGTGTTTCTGCCCGTGCGCAACGCCGCGGACATGGTCACCAGCGAGCTCATTGCGCTGAGCGACAACAACATTCTGGCCTACGGCGGCCTCACCGTCGCCATCGGCGCCATCTTCGTCGCGGTGTTGCTCGTGATCGGGCGCGGCCAAGCGCTGCGTTGGGAGCGCTTCGCCTTCATTGCCCTGGAGGGTGTCGCTTACGCCGTCGCGATGCGTTTCGCGGCGGCCTACGTGGTGGGACGCATGTTCCTCGCCGCCGGCAAGGGCATGGACGCCTGGACGGGCCTAGTGATGTCCCTCGGCGCGGGCTTTTACGAAGAGATCGCGTTCCGGGTCGTGCTCTTCGGTCTGGGGTTGCGCGTCGTGCTGCTGCTCATGCCGCCTCTGATTCCCATGAAGCGCTTGGTGGTGACCGCGGTGTGGGCCGTGGTCAGCGCTGGCGTGTTCAGCGGCTGGCACTACGTCGGTGCCTTCGGTGATCCCTTCGAAGCAAAGAGCTTCGTGTTCCGCGCCGTCTGCGGCCTGATCTTCACGCTCATCTACCACTTTCGCGGATTCGCCCCCGCGGTGTGGACCCACACCCTGTACGACATCTGGGTCCTCGTGCTCTAG
- a CDS encoding decaprenyl-phosphate phosphoribosyltransferase: MSEPSADDTAPPPESDERDAPPERDEREVPKAARKASKVARKSGAHPRVSAEEGIPPRMSGSIFWRIGGVIKTVRPHQWVKNVFVLAPVVFAKEIFDPLLLTRAAGAFLVFCLLAGAVYTLNDIMDVEADRAHPVKRHRPIAAGRVPTGFAWGMLIVLVAGSLTGAAIGSLGYLAVAASYFILNVAYSLKLKQVAYLDVTCIAAGFVLRVVGGGLATRINVSAYLLVCTALLALFLGFGKRRHELAGAAEKAGKQRAALERYTKSGLDVALGITALATVVTYLAYTLDPTTKAFFKTEWLWPSTLFVVLGVWRFLHLVRARPKSESPTQEMLRDGPFVGIVLLWVVLVMWVVYHLRPS, encoded by the coding sequence ATGTCCGAACCGTCTGCCGACGATACCGCGCCCCCGCCCGAGAGCGACGAGCGCGACGCGCCGCCCGAGCGCGACGAGCGCGAAGTGCCGAAAGCGGCGCGCAAGGCGTCGAAGGTCGCGCGCAAGAGCGGTGCGCATCCCAGGGTCAGCGCCGAGGAGGGCATCCCGCCGCGGATGAGCGGTTCGATCTTCTGGCGCATTGGCGGCGTGATCAAGACGGTGCGTCCTCACCAGTGGGTGAAGAACGTTTTCGTGCTCGCGCCCGTGGTGTTCGCGAAGGAGATCTTCGATCCGCTGCTGCTCACGCGCGCCGCAGGTGCGTTCTTGGTTTTCTGTCTCCTCGCCGGAGCGGTTTACACTTTGAACGACATCATGGACGTCGAGGCCGACCGGGCTCATCCCGTCAAGCGGCATCGGCCCATTGCGGCCGGTCGCGTTCCCACCGGCTTTGCCTGGGGCATGTTGATCGTGCTGGTGGCCGGCTCGCTGACCGGAGCCGCCATTGGATCCCTGGGCTACCTGGCCGTTGCCGCCTCCTACTTCATTCTCAACGTCGCCTATTCGCTCAAGCTCAAGCAGGTCGCTTACCTGGACGTGACCTGCATCGCTGCTGGCTTCGTGTTGCGAGTGGTCGGAGGCGGCCTCGCGACGCGCATCAACGTGTCGGCGTATCTGCTGGTGTGCACGGCGCTCTTGGCGCTGTTCCTCGGCTTCGGCAAGCGACGTCACGAGTTGGCGGGCGCCGCGGAAAAGGCAGGAAAGCAGCGCGCTGCCTTGGAGCGCTACACCAAGTCCGGACTCGACGTGGCGCTGGGCATCACCGCGCTCGCCACGGTCGTCACCTATCTGGCGTACACCTTGGATCCCACCACCAAGGCTTTCTTCAAGACCGAGTGGCTGTGGCCCAGCACGCTCTTCGTGGTGCTGGGTGTGTGGCGCTTCTTGCATCTGGTTCGCGCACGACCCAAGAGTGAGAGTCCGACCCAAGAGATGCTGCGCGACGGTCCCTTCGTCGGCATCGTGCTGCTCTGGGTCGTGTTGGTGATGTGGGTCGTCTACCACTTGCGCCCGAGTTGA
- a CDS encoding outer membrane protein transport protein has translation MQRSVRSIIVLQMAIAASAIASHASATNGMNPVAFGAAPAGRGGADLAVATDTSAMNTNPAGITQNKMRADASVSLLIPSLTLNDRAATPQGAMELNMDKAGESKLFPLVNLGFSTHVFDGLYAGLAFVTQGGMGAEFKGLNTFSDADPTTMSQPVPGQYDTYSQIMYLKLVPTLAWRFEDVATDVDVSLGAGFNIGMSKMEFRHGGFAFPEQDGDGIYAPHSVEFSSDYAIGYAVRLGLLVQLADAVGVGASYQTKAKLPYEGTATVDKQLDYDSKMDFAWPQEVGVGVSARPIKPLLLVADLRWVEWSDTMDTVTLEGNAAAQAPPGYESLTLPFQMRWRDQVVAAVGAEYSVVADVALRIGYNYGKSPVEPDGINPLFPAVSEHHLTLGAGARVLAGLGFDAAVEYSPKNTVSSNAQNQMALQPGTNTPSGYSFDVAMSQLTVHLGARYLFD, from the coding sequence ATGCAGCGTAGCGTTCGGTCGATCATTGTACTTCAGATGGCGATCGCCGCCTCGGCGATCGCGAGCCATGCATCGGCCACCAATGGAATGAACCCCGTCGCCTTTGGTGCGGCGCCAGCGGGTCGCGGAGGGGCGGACCTTGCGGTGGCGACCGATACTTCGGCGATGAACACGAACCCTGCGGGCATCACACAGAACAAGATGCGAGCAGACGCTTCCGTCAGCCTGTTGATACCGAGCCTGACGTTGAACGATCGCGCTGCCACGCCGCAGGGAGCCATGGAGCTCAACATGGACAAGGCGGGCGAGTCGAAACTGTTCCCGCTCGTCAACCTTGGCTTTTCCACTCACGTTTTCGACGGCTTGTATGCGGGTCTGGCCTTCGTGACTCAAGGTGGCATGGGCGCGGAGTTCAAGGGGCTGAACACATTCTCGGATGCGGACCCCACGACGATGAGCCAACCGGTGCCAGGGCAGTACGACACCTACAGCCAGATCATGTACTTGAAGCTGGTTCCGACGCTGGCTTGGCGTTTCGAAGACGTCGCCACAGATGTCGACGTGTCCTTAGGCGCGGGGTTCAACATCGGCATGTCCAAGATGGAGTTTCGGCATGGGGGGTTCGCCTTCCCGGAGCAAGATGGTGATGGCATCTACGCACCGCACTCCGTGGAGTTCTCCTCGGACTACGCCATCGGCTACGCCGTTAGGTTGGGCCTGCTGGTGCAACTGGCGGACGCCGTGGGCGTAGGCGCCAGCTATCAGACCAAGGCAAAGCTGCCCTACGAGGGCACAGCCACGGTCGACAAGCAGCTGGACTACGACTCCAAGATGGACTTCGCCTGGCCGCAGGAAGTGGGTGTTGGCGTCTCGGCGCGGCCGATCAAGCCCCTCTTGCTGGTGGCGGATCTGCGCTGGGTCGAGTGGAGCGATACGATGGACACAGTGACCTTGGAGGGCAACGCCGCGGCACAGGCGCCGCCGGGCTACGAAAGCCTCACGCTTCCGTTCCAGATGCGCTGGCGCGATCAGGTCGTGGCGGCCGTGGGCGCGGAGTACAGCGTGGTAGCCGACGTGGCCCTTCGGATTGGCTACAACTACGGCAAGAGCCCGGTGGAGCCTGACGGCATCAATCCGTTGTTTCCGGCAGTGAGCGAGCACCATCTCACGTTGGGCGCCGGCGCGCGCGTGTTGGCCGGTCTCGGATTTGATGCAGCCGTCGAGTACTCGCCGAAGAACACCGTCTCGAGCAACGCGCAGAACCAAATGGCGTTGCAGCCCGGGACTAACACGCCCAGCGGTTATTCCTTCGACGTCGCCATGTCGCAGCTCACCGTGCACCTCGGCGCACGCTATCTGTTCGACTGA
- the ligA gene encoding NAD-dependent DNA ligase LigA, whose product MDPKQAAARHAELVGEIRAHDYRYYVLDDPIIGDRDYDALYAELRELERAHPSLQTPDSPTQRVGDRPRTDLKTVPHVVPMMSLDNTYTEDDLADFVRRVYEGLPAGEQPGFCVEPKLDGASVEIAYREGRLVGGSTRGDGVSGEDISENLRTIRSLPTRIDFEGPLTLRAEVVIYRRDLDAINEERVEKGEAPFANPRNAAAGSLRMLDPRIVAKRRLRALVWQVVEGESLAPTHSGALQRLAELGLPTHREQRVAADRAQVHEAIASIEQMRSQYPFEIDGAVIKVDPFASQGILGATAKFPRWAIAYKFGAERAETKLLDIIVQVGRTGALTPVAVLEPVQLAGTVVSRASLHNADIIRDLGVQIGDRVIVEKAGEIIPQVVSVNTNVRDGSERPFVMPTQCPECGSAVEQREGEVAQRCPNESCPAVIKGSLLHFSRRFAMDIDGLGDSLIAQLVDSGLVRDVADLYALSQEAVAKLERMGDKSASNLIEAIATSKQRPLDRLITGLGIDLVGQVAAKQLAEAAGTLATLRGWSEAEIREHVDAINGFGPKMVDSVAAFLTAPKNIELLERLEAMGVSTPQPKPKVASSGPLTGKTFCVTGVLSRKREDVHADIRAAGGTVHDKVKKGTTYLVAGEKVGKSKLDGAKKYGAEVIDEAGLQRLISDAQ is encoded by the coding sequence ATGGATCCCAAGCAGGCCGCCGCGCGACACGCCGAGCTCGTCGGTGAAATCCGCGCTCACGACTACCGCTACTACGTGCTGGACGACCCCATCATCGGCGACCGGGACTACGACGCGCTCTACGCGGAGCTGCGCGAGCTGGAGCGGGCGCACCCGTCGCTGCAGACGCCGGACTCCCCAACCCAACGCGTCGGCGATCGGCCACGCACGGATCTGAAGACGGTGCCTCACGTGGTGCCGATGATGTCCCTGGACAACACCTACACCGAGGACGATCTCGCCGACTTCGTCCGCCGCGTGTACGAAGGGCTGCCGGCGGGCGAGCAGCCCGGGTTTTGCGTCGAGCCGAAGCTCGACGGCGCCAGCGTGGAGATCGCCTATCGCGAAGGACGCTTGGTCGGCGGATCCACCCGCGGCGACGGCGTCTCGGGCGAAGACATCAGCGAGAACCTGCGCACCATCCGCTCACTGCCGACGCGCATCGACTTCGAGGGCCCCCTGACCCTGCGCGCGGAAGTGGTGATCTATCGTCGCGACCTCGACGCCATCAACGAAGAGCGGGTCGAAAAGGGCGAAGCGCCCTTCGCCAATCCGCGCAATGCCGCCGCGGGCAGCCTGCGCATGCTGGACCCGCGCATCGTGGCCAAGCGCCGCCTGCGGGCTCTGGTGTGGCAGGTCGTCGAGGGCGAATCCCTGGCGCCCACGCACTCCGGCGCTTTGCAGCGCCTAGCCGAGCTCGGACTGCCGACCCATCGCGAGCAACGCGTGGCGGCGGATCGAGCGCAGGTGCACGAAGCCATCGCGAGCATCGAGCAGATGCGCTCGCAGTATCCCTTCGAGATCGACGGCGCGGTGATCAAGGTCGACCCCTTCGCGTCGCAGGGCATTCTGGGTGCGACCGCCAAGTTCCCGCGCTGGGCCATTGCCTACAAGTTCGGCGCCGAGCGCGCCGAGACGAAGCTGCTCGACATCATCGTGCAGGTGGGACGCACCGGCGCGCTCACCCCCGTGGCGGTGCTGGAACCAGTGCAGCTCGCCGGCACCGTGGTGTCCCGCGCCAGTCTGCACAACGCGGACATCATTCGCGACCTGGGCGTGCAGATCGGCGACCGCGTGATCGTGGAGAAGGCCGGCGAGATCATTCCCCAGGTCGTGTCGGTGAACACGAACGTGCGCGATGGCAGTGAGCGGCCCTTCGTCATGCCGACGCAATGCCCCGAGTGTGGTAGCGCGGTGGAGCAGCGCGAGGGTGAAGTGGCTCAACGCTGCCCCAACGAGAGCTGCCCAGCGGTGATCAAGGGCTCTTTGCTGCACTTCTCCCGGCGATTCGCCATGGACATCGACGGCTTGGGCGACAGTCTGATCGCGCAGTTGGTGGACAGCGGCCTCGTGCGCGACGTCGCAGATCTGTATGCGCTGAGCCAAGAGGCGGTGGCAAAGCTGGAGCGCATGGGGGACAAGAGCGCGTCGAATCTGATAGAGGCCATTGCGACTTCCAAGCAGCGACCCCTGGACCGATTGATCACCGGACTGGGCATTGACTTAGTGGGACAGGTGGCCGCGAAGCAGTTGGCCGAAGCGGCCGGCACCCTCGCCACGCTACGCGGCTGGTCGGAAGCGGAGATCCGTGAGCACGTCGACGCCATCAATGGCTTCGGTCCGAAGATGGTGGACTCCGTCGCAGCGTTCTTGACGGCGCCGAAGAACATCGAGCTGCTGGAACGTCTGGAAGCCATGGGCGTGTCGACGCCCCAACCCAAGCCCAAAGTCGCGTCCTCGGGTCCGCTCACGGGAAAGACCTTCTGCGTGACAGGCGTCTTGTCACGCAAGCGCGAAGACGTACACGCCGACATCCGGGCCGCCGGGGGCACCGTGCACGACAAGGTCAAGAAGGGCACGACGTACCTCGTGGCCGGCGAGAAGGTCGGCAAGTCCAAGTTGGACGGCGCCAAGAAGTACGGCGCCGAAGTGATCGACGAAGCCGGACTTCAACGCTTGATCAGCGACGCGCAGTGA
- a CDS encoding fumarylacetoacetate hydrolase family protein: protein MARFGRIRSMTGDSFVALDDAVAHKLDAAPWQGGEPASGPLVRGAELAPCCPKTVLCVARNYRAHAAELGNDVPAAPMFFMKPASSILDPGGTVLLPPESERVEYEGELAVVLGKRARRVSARDAMSYVFGYTLACDVTARDLQRSDGQWTRAKGFDTFCPLGPTIDTEFAFGEAVLELWVNDEQRQRAPVSDMVFDIPTLIAEASRFTTLHPGDILLTGTPEGVGPLSAGDRVVVKCSGLADLTFSVAKEDA from the coding sequence ATGGCGCGCTTCGGTCGCATTCGCAGCATGACGGGTGACTCCTTCGTCGCTCTGGATGACGCCGTCGCACACAAACTCGACGCCGCACCCTGGCAGGGCGGTGAGCCCGCGAGCGGTCCGCTGGTGCGCGGCGCCGAGCTCGCACCTTGCTGCCCGAAGACGGTGCTGTGCGTGGCGCGCAACTACCGCGCACACGCCGCGGAGCTGGGCAACGATGTGCCGGCGGCGCCGATGTTCTTCATGAAGCCCGCGTCGTCGATCCTCGATCCCGGTGGAACCGTGCTGCTGCCGCCCGAGAGCGAGCGGGTGGAGTACGAGGGCGAGCTCGCCGTGGTCCTGGGCAAACGCGCTCGCCGCGTGTCTGCGCGAGACGCGATGTCGTACGTGTTCGGCTACACCCTCGCCTGCGACGTCACCGCGCGGGATCTCCAGCGCAGCGACGGCCAATGGACTCGCGCCAAGGGCTTCGACACCTTCTGTCCCCTCGGCCCCACCATCGATACGGAGTTCGCATTCGGCGAGGCTGTGCTCGAGCTGTGGGTCAACGACGAGCAGCGCCAACGCGCGCCCGTTTCCGACATGGTGTTCGACATTCCAACGCTGATCGCCGAAGCCAGCCGCTTCACCACCCTTCACCCGGGGGACATCTTGCTCACCGGCACCCCCGAAGGCGTCGGCCCGCTCTCCGCCGGCGATCGCGTCGTCGTCAAGTGCAGCGGCCTAGCCGACCTGACCTTCTCCGTGGCGAAGGAAGACGCCTGA